A window of Leclercia adecarboxylata contains these coding sequences:
- a CDS encoding NAD(P)-binding protein encodes MPIFRSFWQAGFEGADFVTRAGNALSMDNATAHDTQHAADYRALNPFNMCTVRESVGWRLVDKSGGYDFTTVAKKMISAKDTGVQVCWTICHYGFPDNIDFFSEEFVSRFAHLCGSLAAFLRPWYDEPPVYSPINEISFTTWGISVGLFPTSPPGIGEGMQAKRQLVRAAIAACDAIRAADPRARILHCDPLIHLISPDSDPVNIQQTEALRTAQFQAWDMLTGRYEPELGGHPRYLDLLGANYYHDNQWMTGNNQRLPWHLGDRRRRRLHEMLQEAWERYQRPILLAETSHVGSGRGAWIKDIASEVAQAQLAGVEIAGICLYPIIDRPDWENSTLWHHSGLWDLSPEKERRLNAVYARALIQTQSRLEHFQQLTGVFTCTSTEVSGMEKIYVFSHLRWDFVFQRPQHLLTRLAQHYEILFIEEPLWSAGKPELKVSRPAPNVTVIQPHTPSTEPGFHDEQIAWLETLLSAIRKEDDTPVVWFYTPMALPLLKIFTPAVVVYDCMDELAAFEKAPRQLLQRESALLTRADIVFTGGPSLYAARKGRHPNIHCFASSVDAAHFEQALDRANHHPLQDEIPHPRLGYYGVIDERMDLTLIATLADAHPEWQIVMVGPVVKIDPSTLPQRSNIHYPGMQPYQALPHFLAGWDVCLMPFALNASTRFISPTKVLEYMAAQLPVVSTAIADVEKPYGHVVAVARDHAAFVDACERALALSEEERVSQRQTMQEIVASTSWDKTVQKMHELIAQAIARHQARSTAAAEAVSDDVSSPPVLRLIPPARTGSETERCLILGAGPTGLSAAYHFGEGATLLERNDTVGGLCRSVQDKGFTFDYAGHIMFSADEEVLALYNILLGDNLHWQIREAWVYTDGVYTRYPFQGSLYGLPAPVIKECILGAIEARYGTGAEVKSMAPGCDNNHHDCCADGAVPDYTSSGRQTSPEGSFEAFIYETWGKGIARHFAIPYNKKLWTVPLSEMETSWLGGRVPLPDLDQIIEGALGETAKPMGPNARFGYPLKGGFQALMSGFLPHIKGRIETGAEVSKIYVNQHIVVLSDGRQYRYEQMISTLVLPELIRLMGDEVPPDVRKAAKGLRHVSVRCVNLGINRDNLTDKHWIYYAGKTVFHRIFVQGNASPFCSPPGACGLTCEISYSPDKPLPADGQALIDRCIQECIDVGIISQSDEIVTSNQIDIPYAYVIYDQHRKENVEVIRKWLLLHGITLAGRYSEWEYYNSDHAFIAGKTAVEKVRQSAYRTPFRSGLHSRA; translated from the coding sequence ATGCCGATATTCAGGTCTTTCTGGCAGGCAGGTTTTGAAGGCGCGGATTTTGTCACGCGGGCAGGCAATGCCCTTTCAATGGATAACGCCACGGCACACGACACACAGCACGCCGCAGATTATCGTGCGCTGAATCCGTTCAATATGTGTACGGTAAGAGAGAGCGTTGGCTGGCGCCTGGTCGATAAATCAGGCGGTTACGATTTCACAACCGTCGCCAAAAAGATGATTTCGGCAAAAGACACCGGCGTGCAGGTTTGCTGGACGATCTGTCATTACGGCTTTCCTGACAATATCGATTTTTTCTCAGAGGAATTTGTCTCCCGTTTCGCACATCTGTGCGGGTCTCTGGCCGCTTTTTTGCGCCCCTGGTATGACGAGCCGCCCGTCTATTCCCCGATCAATGAAATCTCCTTCACAACCTGGGGCATTTCGGTGGGGCTTTTCCCCACCTCCCCGCCGGGCATCGGCGAAGGCATGCAGGCCAAACGACAGCTGGTTCGCGCCGCAATAGCGGCCTGTGATGCCATCCGGGCGGCCGACCCAAGGGCGAGAATTTTACATTGCGACCCGCTAATCCATCTGATCTCCCCGGACAGCGATCCTGTCAACATTCAGCAAACCGAGGCGTTGCGTACCGCACAGTTTCAGGCGTGGGACATGCTGACAGGCAGATACGAGCCTGAGCTGGGCGGGCATCCACGCTATCTCGATCTGCTCGGCGCCAATTACTACCACGACAATCAGTGGATGACGGGCAACAACCAACGCCTGCCGTGGCATCTGGGCGATCGTCGCCGACGGCGACTGCATGAAATGTTACAGGAGGCCTGGGAACGCTATCAGCGTCCGATTCTGCTTGCCGAAACGAGCCATGTGGGGAGCGGGCGCGGCGCCTGGATTAAGGATATCGCCTCAGAGGTGGCCCAGGCGCAGCTTGCAGGCGTGGAGATCGCGGGCATTTGCCTTTACCCGATTATTGACCGGCCCGACTGGGAAAACAGCACGCTCTGGCACCATTCGGGCTTGTGGGACCTGTCGCCAGAAAAAGAGAGGCGGCTTAATGCCGTTTATGCACGTGCGCTTATACAAACCCAGTCCCGGCTGGAACACTTTCAACAGTTAACTGGCGTCTTTACCTGCACCAGCACAGAGGTATCAGGCATGGAAAAAATTTATGTGTTTAGTCATCTGCGCTGGGATTTTGTTTTTCAGCGCCCGCAGCATCTGTTGACGCGGCTTGCTCAGCACTATGAGATCCTGTTTATCGAAGAGCCGCTCTGGTCAGCGGGTAAACCGGAGCTGAAGGTATCCCGGCCCGCGCCGAATGTGACCGTCATTCAACCCCATACGCCGTCTACGGAGCCGGGTTTTCACGATGAGCAAATCGCCTGGCTGGAAACGTTGCTATCAGCGATCCGCAAGGAGGATGACACCCCGGTCGTCTGGTTCTACACGCCGATGGCGCTCCCCCTGCTGAAAATCTTTACGCCAGCCGTCGTGGTTTACGACTGCATGGATGAACTGGCCGCCTTTGAGAAAGCGCCCCGCCAGCTTCTGCAACGTGAATCCGCCCTGCTGACGCGCGCGGATATTGTCTTTACCGGTGGTCCAAGTCTGTATGCGGCCAGGAAAGGTCGTCACCCGAACATTCACTGTTTTGCCAGTAGCGTGGACGCAGCGCATTTTGAACAGGCACTGGATCGCGCGAACCACCATCCTCTGCAGGATGAGATTCCCCATCCGCGGCTGGGCTATTACGGCGTGATTGACGAGCGGATGGATCTCACGCTTATCGCCACACTCGCGGACGCGCATCCGGAGTGGCAAATCGTGATGGTCGGCCCGGTAGTGAAGATCGACCCGTCAACCCTGCCGCAAAGAAGCAATATCCATTATCCCGGCATGCAGCCTTACCAGGCCCTGCCTCATTTCCTTGCCGGCTGGGACGTCTGCCTGATGCCGTTTGCGCTGAATGCGTCCACGCGCTTTATTAGCCCGACGAAAGTGCTCGAATACATGGCCGCGCAGCTGCCGGTGGTCAGTACCGCCATTGCCGATGTCGAAAAACCCTATGGCCACGTGGTTGCCGTCGCCCGGGATCATGCCGCCTTTGTCGACGCCTGCGAGCGCGCGCTGGCGCTGTCAGAGGAGGAACGCGTCTCGCAGCGGCAAACCATGCAGGAGATTGTCGCCAGTACCTCCTGGGATAAAACCGTGCAGAAAATGCATGAACTGATTGCGCAGGCGATTGCGCGCCATCAGGCCAGATCAACCGCCGCAGCAGAGGCCGTAAGCGACGACGTCTCTTCCCCACCGGTATTACGTCTTATTCCACCGGCCCGAACCGGTTCTGAAACCGAACGCTGTTTAATTCTGGGTGCCGGGCCAACCGGCCTTAGCGCGGCGTACCATTTTGGCGAAGGCGCAACCCTGCTGGAGCGTAATGACACGGTGGGAGGCCTGTGCCGCTCGGTTCAGGACAAAGGGTTTACCTTCGACTATGCGGGGCACATTATGTTTTCCGCCGATGAAGAGGTGCTGGCGCTATACAACATCCTGCTGGGCGACAACCTTCACTGGCAGATCCGTGAGGCCTGGGTCTATACCGACGGCGTGTACACCCGCTACCCCTTCCAGGGATCGCTTTACGGCTTGCCCGCGCCGGTGATCAAAGAGTGCATTCTGGGCGCCATCGAGGCGCGATACGGCACGGGCGCAGAAGTAAAAAGCATGGCTCCGGGCTGCGACAATAATCATCATGACTGCTGTGCCGATGGCGCAGTGCCGGACTATACCAGTTCAGGCCGGCAGACGTCGCCTGAAGGCAGCTTTGAAGCCTTTATCTATGAGACCTGGGGGAAAGGGATCGCCCGCCATTTTGCGATTCCCTACAACAAAAAATTATGGACGGTACCGCTCTCAGAAATGGAGACCTCATGGCTGGGGGGACGTGTCCCCTTGCCGGACCTGGATCAGATTATCGAGGGGGCGCTGGGCGAAACCGCGAAGCCTATGGGGCCAAATGCGCGTTTCGGCTATCCACTGAAAGGCGGTTTCCAGGCGCTGATGTCAGGTTTTTTACCCCATATTAAGGGCCGCATCGAGACAGGCGCGGAGGTCAGCAAAATCTACGTCAACCAGCACATCGTGGTGCTCTCTGACGGCAGACAGTATCGCTATGAACAGATGATCAGCACCCTGGTGCTGCCGGAACTCATCCGCCTGATGGGCGACGAAGTGCCGCCGGATGTGCGCAAAGCCGCCAAAGGACTGCGTCACGTCTCGGTGCGCTGCGTCAATCTGGGCATTAATCGTGACAATCTGACGGATAAACACTGGATCTACTACGCCGGTAAGACGGTATTTCATCGCATCTTTGTGCAGGGCAACGCCAGCCCCTTCTGTAGCCCGCCGGGCGCGTGCGGCCTGACCTGCGAGATAAGCTACTCCCCGGATAAACCTCTGCCCGCCGACGGACAGGCACTGATCGACAGATGTATTCAGGAGTGCATTGACGTGGGGATCATCTCGCAGAGTGATGAGATCGTCACCAGCAATCAAATCGATATCCCTTACGCCTATGTCATTTATGACCAGCATCGTAAAGAGAACGTTGAGGTGATAAGGAAATGGCTGCTGCTGCACGGCATCACTCTGGCCGGACGTTACAGCGAATGGGAGTACTACAATTCAGACCATGCCTTTATCGCCGGAAAAACGGCGGTGGAAAAGGTGCGGCAGTCTGCGTACCGGACTCCGTTTCGTAGTGGTCTACACTCCCGGGCGTAA
- the cydB gene encoding cytochrome d ubiquinol oxidase subunit II: protein MHELMDEPILHVLSAASLVLSLWFYVLLDGTDLGSGMLCAFQRDEDSRHKIVLSLLPIWDGNETWLVLAAGSLFGLFPVAYAIILSALYVPVFMLVLALVVRGMAIEYRASAPKLFDGMLVAGSLVATLAQGVIVGSLIQTIPTDGQQFTGSGWEWLSPFPLFCGLTLVVAYCLMGEGWLLWRGTGALMLRARRAIPWLAAITLVLLFGVLFWSIQFQAAWRLHLQDPRVWLPFASGVVAGTLLLWFGLTRRAEFLPLAAILMLVSCAFGALVFTLYPWIVPATLTVQQAAAPPQTQRFLLISFVLLAPLTLLYNTWGFRLFSGKIR, encoded by the coding sequence ATGCATGAGTTGATGGACGAACCGATTTTACACGTATTGTCGGCGGCCTCGCTGGTGCTGAGCCTGTGGTTCTACGTTCTGCTGGACGGGACGGACCTCGGGAGCGGCATGCTGTGCGCCTTTCAGCGCGACGAAGACTCCCGGCATAAGATTGTGCTTTCGCTCCTGCCCATCTGGGATGGGAATGAAACCTGGCTGGTGCTGGCAGCGGGCAGTCTCTTTGGCCTGTTTCCCGTGGCCTATGCCATTATCCTCAGCGCGTTATATGTGCCGGTCTTCATGCTGGTGCTGGCCCTTGTCGTACGCGGGATGGCGATTGAGTATCGCGCCAGCGCGCCTAAGCTGTTCGACGGGATGCTGGTGGCGGGGTCACTGGTGGCTACGCTTGCGCAGGGGGTGATTGTCGGGAGTCTGATCCAGACGATCCCCACGGATGGGCAGCAGTTTACCGGGTCGGGATGGGAGTGGTTAAGCCCGTTTCCGCTATTCTGCGGCCTGACGCTGGTGGTTGCATACTGCCTGATGGGCGAAGGCTGGCTGCTCTGGCGCGGGACCGGGGCGCTGATGCTCCGGGCGCGGCGGGCGATCCCCTGGCTGGCGGCGATAACCCTGGTGCTGTTGTTCGGCGTACTGTTCTGGAGTATTCAGTTCCAGGCGGCCTGGCGTCTGCATCTGCAGGATCCCCGGGTCTGGTTGCCGTTTGCCTCTGGCGTGGTGGCAGGCACGCTTTTGCTGTGGTTTGGCCTGACGCGCCGCGCTGAATTTTTACCCCTTGCCGCGATCCTGATGCTGGTCAGCTGTGCGTTTGGCGCGCTGGTATTTACCCTTTATCCATGGATTGTGCCGGCAACCCTCACGGTTCAACAGGCTGCGGCCCCGCCACAGACGCAACGTTTTCTGCTGATAAGTTTTGTGCTGCTGGCACCGCTGACGCTGCTGTACAACACCTGGGGGTTCCGATTGTTCAGCGGTAAGATCCGATAG
- a CDS encoding cytochrome ubiquinol oxidase subunit I: protein MTPETALLLARGQFAFTISFHIVLAAFTLGLAQFLMVLEGLWLWRKQKVWLSLWRYWSKVFALTVAVGVVTGVVMEFSFGTNWSGLASRTGAVLGPMLYMEVLVAFFLEAGFMGVMLFGMNKVRPGIHFMATCIVALGSLFSAFWILAANSWMQTPDGYLTGADGRFIPVDWWAVIFNPSFPWRMGHMVMAAMLGTACLVAACGAWHLLREPRHPAARRMFSLAMWTLLVMAPLQIVLGDLHGENTRDHQPVKLAAIEGSWDPPPPGRGEPLRLFALPDMSLHRNRYELAIPDIGSLYLRHNLQGTIHSLNQYPADELPWVPLVFWAFRIMVALGMLMLVAGTSGLVIRLRGRLWQTRWLLRLMVVMAPAGFIAMLAGWIVTEAGRQPWTVYGLVRTSESLSPLGAQIVLGSFILIVTLYLLLFGLGMWFLLRLLARPPEPEEEGAEPDVARRTGRGEYDA, encoded by the coding sequence ATGACGCCCGAAACGGCACTCCTGCTGGCCCGCGGCCAGTTTGCCTTTACCATCAGCTTTCACATCGTGCTGGCAGCCTTTACCCTCGGGCTGGCGCAGTTTTTGATGGTGCTGGAAGGGCTGTGGCTGTGGCGCAAACAGAAGGTGTGGCTCAGTCTCTGGCGCTACTGGAGTAAGGTGTTTGCCCTTACTGTGGCGGTAGGCGTGGTGACCGGGGTGGTAATGGAGTTCTCGTTTGGCACCAACTGGAGTGGGCTGGCCAGCCGGACCGGAGCGGTACTGGGGCCGATGCTGTACATGGAAGTGCTGGTCGCCTTCTTTCTCGAAGCGGGCTTTATGGGGGTGATGCTGTTCGGGATGAATAAGGTGCGTCCGGGGATCCACTTCATGGCGACCTGCATTGTGGCGCTGGGGTCGTTGTTCAGCGCCTTCTGGATCCTCGCGGCCAATTCCTGGATGCAGACGCCGGACGGGTATCTGACGGGGGCTGATGGCCGCTTTATTCCTGTTGACTGGTGGGCGGTGATTTTCAATCCCTCTTTCCCCTGGCGAATGGGGCATATGGTCATGGCGGCCATGCTGGGAACGGCCTGTCTGGTGGCGGCCTGCGGGGCGTGGCATCTGCTGCGCGAACCCCGGCATCCGGCGGCGCGGCGTATGTTCTCGCTGGCAATGTGGACGCTGCTGGTAATGGCGCCGCTGCAAATCGTGCTGGGAGACCTGCACGGGGAAAATACCCGGGACCATCAGCCGGTGAAGCTGGCCGCCATCGAAGGAAGCTGGGATCCGCCTCCACCAGGGCGTGGCGAACCCCTGCGGCTCTTTGCGTTACCCGATATGTCGCTGCACCGTAATCGCTATGAGCTGGCTATTCCGGATATCGGCTCTCTTTACCTGCGCCACAACCTGCAGGGTACTATCCATAGTCTTAATCAATATCCCGCAGATGAACTGCCCTGGGTGCCGCTCGTGTTCTGGGCCTTTCGCATTATGGTGGCGCTCGGGATGCTGATGCTGGTGGCAGGGACGAGCGGGCTGGTTATCCGGTTGCGAGGGCGACTCTGGCAGACGCGCTGGCTTCTGCGTCTGATGGTGGTGATGGCGCCCGCCGGTTTTATTGCCATGCTGGCGGGGTGGATAGTGACGGAAGCCGGACGGCAGCCCTGGACCGTCTACGGCCTGGTGCGCACGTCAGAGAGTCTCTCTCCCCTGGGAGCGCAGATCGTTCTCGGCTCGTTTATTCTGATCGTCACGCTTTATCTGCTGCTGTTCGGGCTGGGAATGTGGTTTCTGTTGCGCCTGCTAGCCAGACCCCCGGAGCCAGAAGAAGAGGGGGCGGAACCCGATGTGGCCCGACGCACGGGCAGGGGGGAATACGATGCATGA